In Musa acuminata AAA Group cultivar baxijiao chromosome BXJ2-10, Cavendish_Baxijiao_AAA, whole genome shotgun sequence, a genomic segment contains:
- the LOC103974033 gene encoding protein IRON-RELATED TRANSCRIPTION FACTOR 2, which translates to MGWPPEDMAAQDLQCEDHFVCCTSKETDVSCQSLGFSSRPLEREIVDQDELHYYTLIAMDSPSSTKKLCHNAYERGRRKKINDLYASLRALLPESDQSRKKNLSIPLTISRVLKYIPELQRQVERLQQRKEEILSALSRPEEQSHCGDIVVYRPMVSAACLSNREVMVQVCLLSSHFSISFSKILRLLKREGLHLVNASTYTTHDGRCFCSLHIEARETFDTECRIFCDTLLKEIKEQAELGSRITWNM; encoded by the exons ATGGGGTGGCCACCGGAAGACATGGCAGCTCAGGATCTCCAGTGCGAGGATCACTTCGTGTGTTGCACCTCAAAGGAAACAGACGTGTCTTGTCAATCCCTTGGCTTCTCTTCCCGCCCGCTAGAACGGGAGATCGTTGACCAGGACGAACTCCACTACTATACCCTCATCGCCATGGACTCTCCAAGTTCCACCAAGAAGCTGTGTCACAACGCCTACGAGCGCGGCCGGAGGAAGAAGATCAACGACCTCTACGCTTCGCTTCGCGCCCTACTCCCCGAGTCGGATCAAAGC AGGAAGAAGAACCTGAGCATTCCACTGACCATTTCCCGAGTCTTGAAGTACATACCGGAGCTGCAACGGCAGGTCGAGCGGCTGCAGCAGCGGAAGGAAGAGATCTTGTCGGCGCTGTCGAGGCCGGAAGAACAAAGCCACTGTGGTGACATTGTGGTGTACCGTCCCATGGTGTCAGCCGCCTGTCTAAGTAACAGGGAAGTCATGGTGCAAGTATGCTTGTTGAGTAGCCACTTTTCCATTTCGTTCTCCAAGATCCTGAGACTCCTGAAGAGAGAGGGGCTTCATCTTGTGAATGCATCAACTTACACCACCCATGACGGCAGATGCTTCTGCAGTCTCCACATCGAG GCAAGGGAAACCTTTGATACAGAATGTAGAATCTTCTGTGACACTCTCTTGAAAGAAATTAAGGAGCAAGCAGAACTTGGTTCCAGAATTACTTGGAACATGTAG